Proteins encoded together in one Microplitis mediator isolate UGA2020A chromosome 7, iyMicMedi2.1, whole genome shotgun sequence window:
- the LOC130671044 gene encoding NADH dehydrogenase [ubiquinone] 1 alpha subcomplex assembly factor 3: MTSLVYRHLGLYRNGLSKQYKSILLKRFMSMHKGAYDGDGRTTVTILNKDPEYGLMIDGVSCTGFRLNIGLNILGAMIIFPKTVLGWNIASASDIHKDSLTLFKAIIPRPDIMILGLDDNYPRDAPFIKDFRNIIKDLDINVEILPVIKACTTFNFLNSENRYVVGALLPPRVLEKHDTQLIEDVALRKALRNPVKGTD, encoded by the exons atgactaGTTTAGTTTATCGGCATTTAGGATTGTACAGAAATGGATTatcaaa acAATATAAATCAATACTGCTAAAGAGATTTATGTCAATGCACAAAGGTGCATATGATGGAGATGGAAGAACAACCgtaacaattttaaataaagatcCCGAATACGGACTAATGATTGATGGTGTCAGTTGT aCGGGATTTAGATTAAATATTGGATTGAATATATTAGGAGCAATGATAATATTTCCAAAAACTGTACTTGGATGGAACATAGCTTCAGCAAGTGATATACATAAGGATTCATTAACATTATTTAAAGCAATAATTCCAAGACCGGACATAATGATACTTGGTCTAGATGATAATTATCCACGTGATGCTCCATTTATTAAAGATTTTCGTAACATTATCAAAGACTTAGATATCAATGTTGAAATTTTACCAGTTATAAAAGCTTGTAcgacttttaattttttaaactcggAAAACAGATACGTCGTTGGTGCATTGTTGCCACCAAGAGTTCTTGAGAAACACGATACTCAATTAATTGAAGATGTTGCTCTTCGAAAAGCATTAAGAAACCCTGTAAAAGgaactgattaa
- the LOC130671040 gene encoding GRB2-associated-binding protein 2 — MEVLKTSQEIVHEGWLIKSPPTKLWRARWRKRWFALRHSGELPGQYFLEYYTDKRCRKLKGHIDLDQCEQVDAGLRFENRKQKYQYMFNVKTPKRIYYLVAESESDMNKWVDAICQVCGLKAYTQDEEQQLFHFESQESPPISPTSTISGPYIPISECISGRRLNDTSSLSSAISHGPEHYDAPRRLAPSPSRSPTTTDAESVFTDDEWTTPIPSVNWETFPSSGDSRPSHSSGDAEIGSWSVRKRFGKLRIVDSAGPPVDESVRAPPRPPKPSHMTLENIGHNYLNLDGATESSKPTTPATPAPSTPATAVISDETYDFPRSHQLNTPNTTSTDTSTIGRTPRHCYSNAAPSSVDDRVFRYDFNDDEPSSPRSESSTTATYSNLPSPLVRDSSSSVSSTVVLPPPVVYRELKPGRKMSDTTSIISNEPSPGPNLSASEMSPDHLATTEPPRINRKLKPPLTKIPTEGPLQLASPPGKNKFRAAPSPTPHAHGHGTRHYSTSDEDNNIVDDKEEIYYYQDHNTFIPASNRRLVVLQYLDLDLEASESFSSSTLPPAQSPPNTTVYKTVDFLKTDAFNRTRQRVEEERKRTDELA, encoded by the exons ATGGAAGTGCTCAAAACGTCTCAAGAAATTGTACACGAGGGATGGCTCATTAAATCCCCACCTACTAAACTTTGGCGAGCg AGATGGAGAAAACGCTGGTTTGCTCTTCGTCATAGTGGTGAATTGCCAGGACAATATTTCTTAGAATATTATACAGATAAGAGATGTCGAAAACTCAAAGGACATATCGATCTTGATCAATGTGAAcaa GTTGATGCTGGTTTGAGATTTGAAAACCGCAagcaaaaatatcaatatatgtTTAATGTAAAGACACCAAagagaatttattatttggtgGCAGAAAGTGAATCAGATATGAATAAATGGGTAGATGCAATATGTCAAGTTTGTGGATTGAAAGCATATACTCAGGATGAAGAACAACaac tatttcaCTTTGAGTCTCAAGAATCACCTCCCATATCACCTACAAGTACCATATCAGGCCCTTATATTCCCATAAGTGAATGCATTTCCGGTAGACGTTTAAATGATACTAGCTCTCTAAGCTCAGCTATAAGCCATGGCCCTGAACATTACGATGCACCACGAAGACTTGCTCCATCTCCATCACGGTCACCAACAACAACAGATGCTGAAAGTGTTTTTACTGACGACGAATGGACTACACCAATTCCGAGTGTTAATTGGGAAACTTTTCCATCTTCTGGTGACTCAAGACCTTCCCACAGTTCAGGTGATGCTGAAATTGGTTCATGGAGTGTCCGAAAACGTTTCGGTAAATTGAGAATCGTTGATTCCGCTGGACCGCCGGTTGATGAATCAGTTCGCGCTCCACCGCGACCACCGAAACCATCTCACATGACATTAGAAAATATCGGgcataattatttgaatttggaTGGTGCTACTGAAAGTTCTAAACCAACAACACCAGCGACACCCGCGCCGTCGACACCAGCAACAGCAGTAATATCCGATGAGACTTATGATTTTCCCCGCTCTCATCAATTGAACACTCCGAATACAACGAGTACTGATACTTCTACAATTGGTCGTACACCTAGACATTGCTACAGTAATGCAGCACCATCTTCTGTTGATGATCGTGTATTTAGATATGATTTTAATGACGACGAACCATCTAGTCCGCGTTCTGAAAGCTCGACAACTGCAAcatattcaaatttaccaaGTCCACTTGTCAGAGATTCTTCGAGCAGCGTATCTTCGACTGTCGTTCTTCCACCGCCTGTTGTTTATCGAGAATTGAAGCCTGGTAGAAAAATGAGTGATACGACATCAATTATCAGCAATGAACCATCACCTGGACCTAATTTATCAGCATCAGAAATGAGTCCTGATCACTTGGCTACCACTGAGCCGCCTCGGATTAATCGAAAATTAAAACCTCCATTAACTAAAATTCCCACTGAag gaCCGCTCCAATTGGCTTCACCACctggtaaaaataaatttcgagcAGCTCCCAGTCCGACACCACATGCTCATGGACATGGAACACGACATTATTCGACATCTGACGAAGACAACAATATTGTGGATGATAAAGAAGAG ATTTACTATTATCAAGATCATAACACCTTTATACCGGCTTCAAATCGACGATTAGTAGTCTTACAATACTTAGATCTTGACTTAGAAGCTTCTGAGAGTTTTTCATCGTCGACTTTACCACCGGCACAGTCGCCGCCTAATACAACTGTCTATAAAACTGtggattttttgaaaaccgaTGCCTTTAATCGTACAAGACAACGAGTTGAAGAAGAGAGAAAACGTACTGATGAATTAGCTTAG